Part of the Archaeoglobus neptunius genome, GAATCAAAAGCCCAGGAAATCGTTAATATGCTGCGTAAAAACGGAATATTCACGGATTACGATGATTCAGGAAGCATAGGTAGAAGATACAGAAGATACGATGAAATAGGCACCCCATTCTGCGTAACGGTGGATCACCAAACCTTTGATGACGGAACGGTAACCATCAGGGACAGAGACACCACCAGACAGGTCAGGGTTAAAGTTGATGACCTTCCCGCAGTTCTGAAGGAGTTGCTGAACAGCGAGAAGGACGTTACGGAATTCGGAGAGGTGTTCAGATAGTGCTCGTCCTATCCGGCGGGACGGGAACTCCGAAACTGATGCAGGGGCTGAAGGAGATCGCTGACTTCTGGACTGTTGTGAACACGGCGGAAGATATCTGGGTTTCCGGAAATAAAGTCTGTCCTGACATCGACTCCGTGATTTACGCCCTTGCAGAGGTTATAGATGAGCAGAAATGGTGGGGTGTAAGGGGGGACACCTTCACCACTCACGAGAGGCTGAAAGAACTGGGATATGACGAGGGGATGAGAATCGGAGATCTGGACAGAGCAACACACATCATGAGGAGCGAGGCGTTAAGGAGTGGAAAAACACTCTGCGAAGCTACAAGGATCGTTGCGAAAGCCTACGGTGTGCCGAATGAAATCTATCCGATGTGCGAGGAGGAGGTATCGACCATCATTGTTACAGATTCCGGAAAACTGCATTTTCAGGAGTTCTGGGTTTTAAAAAGGGGAGAACCGGAAGTCAAGGATGTTGTATTTGCGGGTATAGAAAGGGCAAGAATACCGGATGATGTGAAGAAAAAATTGGAGAAGGAAGATGAAGTGCTGATAGGCCCGAGCAATCCCATAACGAGTATCATGCCAATTTTGATGGTTGAGGACTTTGCAGAGAGGCTTAAAGACAAGAAGGTTATTGCTGTATCGCCCATCGTAGGAGACAAACCTTTCAGCGGGCCAGCCGGAAAACTGATGAGGGCCAAAGGATTTGAGGTCTCTCCCATCGGTGTTTTTGACGTCTACAGGGACTTTCTGGATATTCTCGTTGTTGACATCAGTGATGCGGATCTGGAATCTGAAAACATTGCTGCCACCAGTACGTTCATGAAAAGCAAGGAAGATGCCGTAAGGCTTGCTGAGTTTATAGTGAAGCTTTTTGATCGGATATGATAAACGTCGCTGAGATTAAGAAATTCCTGAAGAGGATGAGATATCCCAGACACTGCATCCACTGCGAGGGGATAGACGAGAAAGTTGACGATCCGGTTCATCATCCCAGCTACGAAATAACCCCATCCTGCAACCTGGACTGCATTTTCTGCTACTCAAAAGTGGCGGAAATGAAGGGCAAGGCTCCCAAACCCGGATACTACGGATCGCTGAATCCAAAGGCGATAACGATCTCACAGTACGGCGAGCCGTTTGTTGCGGGTAATGACAGGGTTGTGGAGATCATCAGGAAGCTCAGAGATAGATTCGGGGAAGTGAGGATTGATATCCAGACCAACGGAACACTGATTGATCCTGAAAAAGTCTGCAGTGAGGCCGATATCGTTATGATCAGCCTTGATGCCGGAAGCAGGAGAGGTTACGCAGAAATTACGGGCAGAGACCTGTTTGACAGAGTTGTGAAGAACATCGAAAGGTGCAGTGAGCTGACATACACGGTTGTCAGAACTGTTTTCATGCCGGGACTGAACGATTCGGAGCTCAGTAAGATTGCGGAGATTGCGGTTGATGAGTTGTTTCTACAGCCCGTATCTATATACAGAGAGAACAAAAAGCTGGTTGAAAGAATTGATCTGTCAAGAGCCGAAAGTATTGGTGAATTCCTCATTGCAGCATATGGCATTTCGAAAATTGCAGACGTGAGGATTCCGGGATGCCTGCTTCTGAACATCAAAAATTTTCTCATTGAATACGACATCGGAGATCTGATGCTCGTGAAAAGAGATGCCTTCGGAACTGTACCAATAATGCAGAGGAAGTGGAGATTCGAACTTTAGAAACCTATTTTTTCCCGCACTCCAACAAAACCATCATGAGATTTGCGGCTATAAGCGATACCCATGACAACCTTTCCGCCGTAAGGGAGCTTCTGGATACTCTGAAGAAGGAGAAACTTGATTTCATAGTTCATGCAGGGGACATAATTTCGCCCTTCACCATGAAAGAGTTTGAGGTTCTCGGACTGAAGCTGTACTTCTCCTTCGGCAACAATGACGGAGAGAGGAAAATCCTTACCCAGATAGCGGAGAAAAATGGCTGGGAAATCGGGGAGATAGCTGAATTTCCGGGTGGGGTGATTTACCATGGAACAGACAGGAGAATTCTGAGCATTCTCAAAAAAACCGGGCAGCTTGTGGTTACCGGTCACACCCACAAGCCATCAATAGAAAAGGGCGAAAGTGTTGTACTGAATCCGGGCGAGGTGTGTGGATATCTCACGGGAAAAAAGACGTTTGCCATTGTTGAAGACGGTGAGATAGCTCTGATGGATTTGTAAAAAACTCAAAAACCTTAATTAAACCCCGCTCAAATCGAAAGTATGGGTGTGCTGAGAGTCGTAAATCTGGGTGTCGAGATAGATGAAAGAAGAATACTCAGGAACGTTAATCTCTACATCAAACCGGGGGAAACTTTTGTTCTATTCGGGCCGAATGGCTCCGGTAAATCGACACTGCTCAATGCCATAATAGGAAACCCCTCATACAGGGTCGTTAGTGGGAGAATAATGTTCAAAAAGATAGATGTCACAAATTTACCGACAAATGAGAGAGTTAAGCTCGGGATGGGGATTGCCTTCCAGACGCCTCCTAAAATAAGCGGGGTAAAGCTCATAGACGTGCTGAGATACTGCGCCAAAATTGGGGGCTACACGGAGGACAGGATTGAAGAGTTTGCAGAGAGGATGAGGATGACTGACCACCTCTACAGAGAGATAAACGTCGGATTTTCGGGTGGAGAGGTCAAGAGATCCGAACTGCTGCAATTGATGCTCATGAACCCTGACCTGATTCTACTCGATGAGCCGGACAGCGGCGTTGACCTGGAAAACGTTGCCCTGATCGGTGAAGCCATCAATGAGCTTCTGGAGAGAGACAAAAACGATGATGAAAGGGAAAAATCCGGAATCATAATCACACATCAGGGACATATTCTCGATTATGTAGATGCTGATTACGCAGCAATACTGTACAAGGGCCAGATTGCCTGTATTGGTGAGCCCGAGGATATTCTCCATCAGATAAGGAGTAACGGTTACGAGGGGTGTTTGGCAAAATGTCTGAAAAATATGAGGAACTCGGAATAGATGAGGAAAGGCTGAAAGAGGTCGGAATCGAGCTGGACAAGTCCAAAAGGTCGGGCACCTTTATCCAGGAAGACCAGGAGGCAAGAACCTTCGCATCCTTCTTTGAGGGTGTGGAAGTAATGAGTATCAGAGAGGCAATGAAAAAGTACGACTGGGTTAAGAACTACTTTTGGAAGCTCCTCAGAAGGGATCAGGACGAATTCACAATGGAAGCTGATAGTGAGGACGTAAACGGCTACTTCATAAGAGCGCTTCCAGATGCAAAGGTGGAGATACCCGTTGAAGCATGTCTCTATCTAAAAAAGGCTGAAAAACAGAGAGTGCACAATATTGTCATAGCGGAAGAGAATTCCGAGCTGAATATCATATCGGGCTGCACATCTCACCCAGGAGTTGCAGGAATGCATATTGGTCTCTCAGAGTTCTTTGTTAAAAAGAACGCAAAACTGTCATTTACGATGATACATAGCTGGGAGCCGGGTGTTGAGGTAAGACCCAGAACCGCCATCCACATCGAGGAGGGAGGGACATTCATAAGCAACTATATCCTTCTGAACCCTGTAAAGCTCGTTCAGACGTATCCTACCGCCTATGTGGAGAAAGACGCTCGAGTGATTTTTAACAGCGTTCTGGTTGCTCTGGAAGGAAGCACAATTGATTCCGGAGCAAGAGCTGTGCTCAGAGGTGAGAACAGCAGTGCAGAGATAATATCAAGAACCATAAGCAAAGGTGGGAAGGTTATTGCCAGAGGGCATATTATGGGAGATGCGCCAGAGGTAAAGGGACATCTGGAGTGCAAGGGTCTGATGCTCTCGGAAAACGGATCGATTCTTGCCATTCCAGAACTGGAGGCCAGATATCCAAATGTAGAGCTCAGTCATGAAGCTGCAATTGGAAAAATAGCTGAAGAGGAGATTTTCTACCTGATGTCCCGCGGTCTGAGCAGAGACGAAGCCACATCGGCAATAGTCAGAGGTTTTATGGAGATAGAAATAAAGGGTCTGCCTGAGCCCCTTAAAGAGGCCATAGACAGGACGATAGAGATGGCCGAAAAAGACCTGCTCTAGTCAGAGAGTACAGCCCTCATCATCGCATGGCTCAGATTCTGCCAGATTCATCACCAGCAATTTTTTTGGTATAAACTTGTTTAAAGATGTTTTGCTGAACATCCAAGATGGGTAAGCGAAGATTGTCTGACCACGATATCCAAGGTAAAGGAGAGGTTTGGCAGGAAGAGTGGGGGGATCGCTTCCGTGGAACATTGTCGGTGAAAAGTTGTCGTAACCCATGTAATGAAGCCCTACAGATTCCTGAGTTGTAAGTTTGATGACCTAATCGAACCTGACATGCTGATCACTCTCGTTAACGATGGACTGCACCGCTGATATCTTTTCATGATTGGTTAAACGTTGCTAAACATGACTAAACCACAACAGATTCTATAAACGAATGCAGAATAAATCAAAAAATAGGATTGCAAAGTCCGAACTCCATAGCCCCGCGGGGATTCGAACCCCGGTCGCGGGCTCCAAAGGCCCGCATGATTGACCACTACACCACGGGGCTTCTTCAATTTCTCCGCACTCAGAGTAATAACTATTTCGATTAAAGGTAATCTCCAAGAGTTTGCTGCTTTAAGTTGGAAATAGTTTTCCATCGCTTTCTTACGCAACCCGGAATTGTGCCCCGCCTTATACACTCTTTTAAAAACTCTCTGGTTCTGGGATCGCTGGCATAACCGCTCCCAAAATCTCCAAAAGCCTCTTTCAATTTCTCTATCTCCTCTTCTCTTGCTACCTTCGCAACAATCGAAGCTGCTGCAACAAGAGGGTATTTCTCATCCGCCTTATGCTCGGCAATAACCTTAACCCCACAGAGCTCTTCAAGTTCCCTGGAAAGTCTCTCCGGAATAACATCCGGACTGTCAACATAAGCGATTTCTGGCTCAAGCCTTCTGATGATTGAAGCATAGCTGTCTTTTAAAATTTCATTTATCGTTTTCTGAGACATTTGTCTATCAAGGGTTTCGGCCTCTATTTTTAAAACCTCTACCCTCGCAATTTCACGTATTTTCTCCGCCAGCTCTATTCTCCTGCCATGGCTCAACTTCTTTGAATCTCTGACCCCCATCTCCAGCAACTGCGATTCACACTCACACGCAACTCCAGCCACCACCATGGGGCCAATGACACAGCCCTTACCAGCCTCATCTATTCCGGCCTTCATCAGAAACCCAGTTTCAGACCTTTTATCGGCAGCTTGTTCTTCTTCAATTTCTTCATCAGATTCTTCATGGTCTTGTAGTAAGTAAGAAGCTCCTTCACCTCCTGGGGAGACGTGCCACTTCCGATTGCTATTCTCCTTATCCTTGAAGAGTCTATTATTTTTGGATTGAGCAGCTCTTCCTCAGTCATCGAGTCCATAATTATTCTGAACCTTTTCATCTTGTCCTGCGTCATCTCCATCACATCATCACTGACCTTCATCCCAAATCCAAAGGGCAGCATCTCAAAGATTTTCCTGACAGGGCCCATCTTATTCATAGCCTCAATCTGCTTGTAAATGTCTTTCAGCGTAAACGTGCCCTTAAGGAATGCCTCTGGATCGAGTTCTTCCTCTCTGGCAATCTTTTCTATCTTCTCCATCAAAGCCCTGATATCCCCCATTCCGAGCAATCTTGATACGAACCCGGCAGGATCAAACCTTTCAAA contains:
- the cofD gene encoding 2-phospho-L-lactate transferase; amino-acid sequence: MLVLSGGTGTPKLMQGLKEIADFWTVVNTAEDIWVSGNKVCPDIDSVIYALAEVIDEQKWWGVRGDTFTTHERLKELGYDEGMRIGDLDRATHIMRSEALRSGKTLCEATRIVAKAYGVPNEIYPMCEEEVSTIIVTDSGKLHFQEFWVLKRGEPEVKDVVFAGIERARIPDDVKKKLEKEDEVLIGPSNPITSIMPILMVEDFAERLKDKKVIAVSPIVGDKPFSGPAGKLMRAKGFEVSPIGVFDVYRDFLDILVVDISDADLESENIAATSTFMKSKEDAVRLAEFIVKLFDRI
- the rnhB gene encoding ribonuclease HII, whose product is MKAGIDEAGKGCVIGPMVVAGVACECESQLLEMGVRDSKKLSHGRRIELAEKIREIARVEVLKIEAETLDRQMSQKTINEILKDSYASIIRRLEPEIAYVDSPDVIPERLSRELEELCGVKVIAEHKADEKYPLVAAASIVAKVAREEEIEKLKEAFGDFGSGYASDPRTREFLKECIRRGTIPGCVRKRWKTISNLKQQTLGDYL
- a CDS encoding YfcE family phosphodiesterase, giving the protein MRFAAISDTHDNLSAVRELLDTLKKEKLDFIVHAGDIISPFTMKEFEVLGLKLYFSFGNNDGERKILTQIAEKNGWEIGEIAEFPGGVIYHGTDRRILSILKKTGQLVVTGHTHKPSIEKGESVVLNPGEVCGYLTGKKTFAIVEDGEIALMDL
- a CDS encoding ABC transporter ATP-binding protein — protein: MGVLRVVNLGVEIDERRILRNVNLYIKPGETFVLFGPNGSGKSTLLNAIIGNPSYRVVSGRIMFKKIDVTNLPTNERVKLGMGIAFQTPPKISGVKLIDVLRYCAKIGGYTEDRIEEFAERMRMTDHLYREINVGFSGGEVKRSELLQLMLMNPDLILLDEPDSGVDLENVALIGEAINELLERDKNDDEREKSGIIITHQGHILDYVDADYAAILYKGQIACIGEPEDILHQIRSNGYEGCLAKCLKNMRNSE
- a CDS encoding SufB/SufD family protein; the protein is MSEKYEELGIDEERLKEVGIELDKSKRSGTFIQEDQEARTFASFFEGVEVMSIREAMKKYDWVKNYFWKLLRRDQDEFTMEADSEDVNGYFIRALPDAKVEIPVEACLYLKKAEKQRVHNIVIAEENSELNIISGCTSHPGVAGMHIGLSEFFVKKNAKLSFTMIHSWEPGVEVRPRTAIHIEEGGTFISNYILLNPVKLVQTYPTAYVEKDARVIFNSVLVALEGSTIDSGARAVLRGENSSAEIISRTISKGGKVIARGHIMGDAPEVKGHLECKGLMLSENGSILAIPELEARYPNVELSHEAAIGKIAEEEIFYLMSRGLSRDEATSAIVRGFMEIEIKGLPEPLKEAIDRTIEMAEKDLL
- a CDS encoding radical SAM protein, whose product is MINVAEIKKFLKRMRYPRHCIHCEGIDEKVDDPVHHPSYEITPSCNLDCIFCYSKVAEMKGKAPKPGYYGSLNPKAITISQYGEPFVAGNDRVVEIIRKLRDRFGEVRIDIQTNGTLIDPEKVCSEADIVMISLDAGSRRGYAEITGRDLFDRVVKNIERCSELTYTVVRTVFMPGLNDSELSKIAEIAVDELFLQPVSIYRENKKLVERIDLSRAESIGEFLIAAYGISKIADVRIPGCLLLNIKNFLIEYDIGDLMLVKRDAFGTVPIMQRKWRFEL